Within Trichoderma atroviride chromosome 2, complete sequence, the genomic segment ATGGCTTTTGTAGGTTCCGAGGGTCATTCATGCTCGTCCACAAGCTGTTCAACCACAAGGTTTGCGTAGGCATCAATCAGCCGCTTGCTCTTTCTCAGATATGCGTACTTGCGAAAGCAATAGGAGCCCCGGTGTCGAAGTGGCTATAATTCTGGCTTCTCACACTCATTTGCTGCGTGGTGTTTTGCTTGTTCTTGCCCTCATGGCCACCACTTCATCCTCTTGTAGCTCTCGATCACTTCCTCAATCAGCTCCTTTGTGACGGCGGGTTTCTCGTACTTGAAGCCCAAAACAGTTTCCAGCCGGCTACCGTCCATGCTGAGGTCTGTGTCTTTGAGAAGCTCCTTCTCCATAAAGGGTGTCAGGGGGCCGGGTCGTGTgatgccagcatcagccaaTAGATCAGCCCAAGGGCCGAGTACCTCGTCATTGACATCATCCACCACGCTTTCCAGGTTCAGCTTCGCAAAACTACTAATCAACGTTCCCTGGAATCCCGTTTCGATTTTGAAAATCTCGCCAATAATTTCAGCCATGGTTCCCTGCGTGGTGGTGCCCTTGTCCACTACGTTGAAAATCGGCACTTTGCCCATCTCGGCCTCTTTCCAGTTGGCTTTGCCAGCGTCGTACCAAACGGCAGTGTCCCAAAGGGCTCGTGTTACGTCGTGGATGTGCGCCGTGTTAGTCCGCAAGTCCTTGGTCCACAGCCACTTCATTTCTCCTTCGATGTGCTGGTAAACGCGAGCCATGCACAGGGCCGTTGCAACCCACTGAGAGGCATACGGACCATATACATGAGCTAGGCGGACAATCGCAAGATTAAGCCTGTCGATATGGCATTAGTAAGGACAGGCTGAAAGAGGAACAAGCCCGAGAGGCTTCCTTGCTTGACCTACCCTTCAATCTTGGCgagctcctcctctgcctgcAGTTTGAAAACGGCAATCTTGCTCCACGGCTTCAATTTGTCCCCCTCTTTGCTCGGCGATGAGTCGGGCTTGTACACCATGCCTGTGCTCAGCTCAATAAAGGCCTTTACTTTCCTTTTGGCGGCCTCCTTTGCGACAGCAATGGAAAGCTCCAAGGATCTCAGCTTGTAAATTTCATCTTCCTGGGAATATCTCGTCTCGCCACCGCAGTTGAAGACATAGTCCCACTGTTTGCCGTCGGATCGGTCAAATACTTTAACTAGAGCCTCTGTTCACTGGTTAGCAACTGGCGGACTCATCAGACGAACTGAGGGGCATTAGGTGGGAAAACAGTTATTTACCTGGTTTGCTGGCATCGGCTTGCATAAAGTTGCTCTGGGAGCAAGCCTCGGAGAATTCAGGAGCCAGCCAGGCAAGCTGGGGCAGCACCTTGTCAACGAGTCGCATCTCGGACGCAAGGTTGTTCTGGTGAATGTGTTGGGCGAGGAAGCGGCCGATATAGCCCAGGCCTCCAATAATGAGGACGGACGGCTTCTCTTCAGCCATCTTGAAGCTCGTGCTGAGGCGGTCGAGGAGGCGCGAGACTGGGTGGTATCGAGAAAGGTCGACTGAGTGCAACAGCTGCGGGCCACGGTTTCGAGTTGGCGGCTGTGCTGCTTAATCCTCTCCTGAGCCCTCTGTGTTTTATTCGAATCAGACAAGGAGATGAACAAACGTCGGGtgttgcttgcttgctctggTGTTCGCTCGCGTAGCCAGTCTGCTGCGGCCAGGATgggatggagaggagaggaggagagggaggtCGCCGGGCTGCTGCCTTGGGTCGCTGCGGCGTTGTCGTCTCGGTACAGGGTGCCGGATCACCCAGGCAAGTGccgaaggagaaaaggaagaggcagagagttGGTACAGGCGCACTGTGCGTGGGATGGAGGCCGAGGCGGAAGCCGAAGCGAAGGCAAGAGAGACGACGGGCAAGCTTTTGTATCTCGCGGGTGGTGAGCGCAGGTGCCTGAGACGGAGGGATGGGTGGGTAACGGACAACTAAGGCAAGGCCAGGcaaggcgaggcgaggcagCGAATCGAGCGAGCGAGGGGCTGCTGTCTGGAGgcccgtcttttttttttttttttggatttaCCGCCGCCTTGAAGAAAAGCAATCACAGGTCTGGTGCAGCGCATACACCCGTCCATACACGTAAAAGTGCAGATTACGCCGTGCCCAAAAAAACCAGAGCCCCCACCACCGACATGCATCGCTGGGGCCTTGTCCATGCCATGACCATGCGGCAGGTTTCATTTTCTCCCTTGCTTTGTAAAAGCAGTGCTACTCAATGCGGAGGCCGCGAGCATCGCATAGGACAGTATGGGGAAGATGTGAGTTGTTACAGGCACGGGCACAGGGAGCTAGCCGAAGCTGCTGGTTAGTGATGCAGGCCGTCATCTTGAGGCCACCACTCTTGTCGAGGGACGAGCACAGCGTCTGTTGCTAGGTACCACCTACCCAAGTACAGCCAGCACCTTTTGTGTGTTGGACGACAGCTACATATTGATGCCAAGTAAGGTATTACGTGCtttgcttcagcttcagctcccGCGCCAGGCACATCCAGGCACGCATGGGCTGTGACTGGGCACACCACTTCCTGGCCTGGTCGTGGCCAACAGCAGGCTTGTTCGTGTAATCTCTGGCTCTACTTACACACGgcagtggtgatgatgacgacgatggtGAGCTGTGACCGCCCATCCTTCCGACCCGTCGGGACTGAGAGGAGAGCCACTCAGAGGCTCTCACGACGATGGATGGGACTTGCATGAGGGATTCCAGCAGCAAATACACCGACAGACTGCCTGACTGACTGCCtgacagcggcggcggcgagcgGAATTGTCCCAGTCCAAGGGCTCTGTTGTACGAGTACCTACGGGCGTGTAACTTGGGTCTTATTTCGAGGCGGCTAACCGCTGCCAGGTCTCAGCATCcctgtacatgtatccatcCCCACCAGAATCTAGCGGGCTAAGCGGTCTGATGTTATTTGCCCAGCAGTCTGAGAAGCTCTCGACGATGAGgtgtcttgtctttttcctcttcttccttttcgttgTGGGATCCCAGGCGGGAGGTCAGTCAAGCCAGACCCTGGTTCACCGCATGCATGTGGTGTCTCACCTTTGCCCCCTTCAGCTTAGCAGCCCTGGCAGCATGTGCAAGTGTCATTGAGTGCTGCCATGATACCAAAAGCAGCGACACAAGTATTAGATGGCACCAGACGGCAGACGACTCCCAGAATCCAAGGATTCAATGTTATGCAGTAAAAAGGCGCTGCCACTAAAACTGCTTGCCGCTAGCACTGTCTAGCAGCCGCTATAGCGCCTTGGGGCATGGGGCATGGAGTACCTCTAGGGCATGGAGCCTGGCTCCCTTTATCGACCGCCCTCGCTGTAATTCCGAGGACCAGCAAGGACGATTGAGCATGCCTGCCTCAGGTACCTGCCCAATCACGGCTCGACATCTGCTTCATATCAACCACTGGTTTTCAGCAACGACTGGTGATGcatatagcagcagcagcagcatatcCGCCACtctttttgccttctttGCCCCTTTTTACCTCTCTTCTACACCCATTCAGCGACCCGACCCGAAGCCGCCGCCCGACCGGAATCGCTGAGTGGCGCCACTCCGGTTCAGCAATCGCTTTGGCCTCTGCCCTTGTGACAGGCTAGCTGTGGGACTCGTTGCGCCATGTGCAGCCTCCAGGTGGGACGAACCGCTCCGAACGGGGACCAGCGGCGACGATGGCGGGTATAGCAGCCCAAAGGCGCAGATGTTTGCTTGCTCAATGGCCCTCTGCAATCAACACTGACACGCACAAGTGTGGTAGCATCAGCCTACCGACCTAGTGCTTGTGCAAGAGTCCACCAAGGCGACTCGGCTCGACCTCCTATTACGGGCCCGGGCTCTGCGATCTGGAGACTGCGACTGAGGCCGATACCTGTGTGTACCTAACCTATGTGCCAGTGTGCCTGTgtgtgcctgtgcctggcaTCCAGActgtctctctccctcctcacCTGTCCAACACACAGACGCAGCATTGGCGACGTGGGGTGCGGGGTTCGCGGTCTTCCAAGCGTCGTTCTAGAAGGCGACGCAGCTCAGCCAATGACTCGGTGCGCGAGGCAAACGAAACAGACCGCATTTTGTCGCACCCGCATGAAAGTGGTCCGgcgccttttctcttttctcatgCCGGCAGCACgccccagcagccgccgaAACGTACGTGCTATGCGCCTATAGTCAGCCATCCGGCGCGAACATACGggcgcctctgcctctgcctctgccgccgcctTGACGAATCGTAGTATTTTGAGCCCGCCTCAGTTGACAGTCAAGCAAACTACTACTTCTGACGATAGTCATCGCTCGGTTGCTCGGTTGCGCGAATCCAGCGAGGAAACGAAAGCCCCACGCCAATGACTTTGTCTGCGCGTGTCGTGGGCTTTTATGGAGTCAAGACATGTTTTGAAGCCTCCCTTGGCTGCCACATGCAGGAGGCAGCCCTCCCTTGCCTTGGAGGCTGACctactcttttcttctctgtgCCAAGTGCGCCACGCCGTGCGAGTGCGGGCGATGGGGGGAGTAAGACCCTACTCACACACAATTGCTTCCCAGCAGGGAGACTCATTGTTCTTCTTTCGACTCTGTATTATACCCTGATGCCAGAGACGTCTGAAGGGAGAGCGAGGGCGGCAGATGCAGTGGTACCTTGACACAGATATTATGGCAGTGTCCAGTACACTGCATCATCTCTACGTCTGTATATTGGGACAGTGTTCACTCCTGCGACCAGTCAACTTACAGGGATATTTCATCCTCAGTCTCGACGGACAAACTTTGAAGAGATAGCCTACAAGCAGTCTCAGAAACACAGTGAATGTGTGTGTTGGCTTGTCCCCAATTGCGGGCTACTCAACTCCACCGCACCTATATGCCCCGGCCTACCACAGTTCTTATCCCTTCGAGGCGTCAAAAGATTTCAGCGACGAGTCATGTCCAGGAACGCCCAATACAAATTGGTCTTGCTTTGAGCCGCTTTTGCTGCTCGGCTTTATCTGTGATTCTAAAGGGAAAGGATGGAGAGGTATGAGATTGCTCAAGTCGTGATTTTGGAGCTGCCGAGGCATCTGATAGCTCAGATGCCACCTACCTACTAAGTACAGTACTACCACATCTATTCCTGCTACTAGGCCTAGATAGTAGGCAGACACAATGCTGTGTATCAACATTCCTGCAGGTGATACAGTACAGGGGCCACAAGATGCAAGcagtacatacatacacTACCTCTACCGTATGTATGCAGATACAAAAACCTGGAACAAGTGTGGTTATAATCGAAGCCCCGGCAAGACAGATCGCCACCATCCCTGGACGTGTGGAATACCTTTGGCACGCCGTCAAGGGTGCGCTTAATCAAAGCCGCACGCTAATCATCAGCCGCAGCACAGTTACGGTGTGATTCTGTTCCAGCAAGGTCCTTAGTGTCTCGCGAAAGAGAGGAACGGTAGGATCGCGAGGATCCGCCACGCTGCAGCACTCAATCTACCATCGTCATGGGACTTGTTCAAGGCATCCATTAGCCTAGGTCCTTTAGGGAAGTGGAAGATGGACAAGGGAGATGCTTTGCCACGTATAATCCGCAAAATTTTGCATGCTTCGGGGACATTATTCCAGGTTCTGTTGCATAGGTACCATCACaaattgcctttttttccaatcGTTGAAAACTGAGATGAAGTAATACGTCCTTGCCTATCTGCCAATATCACCAGTTCCCTAATCAATGTCCAGATCTAGATTAGGCCTGGTAGTATATGTCGGAGATAGATGGAGATAGATGGCACGCCATCATGCCTCaaatctttttcttctttccttttttcaaGTCTTCAGGCGTTGCCCGGGGCTGGTGCTCGGCCCCCAACGACAAGGTCAAAGGAGACATCGAATCCAAGTGGTAGTACTGTTTCTGCCTTGTCAGCCCTCGAGGGAGCAATGCTATTCAAGGTATTCATACGGAGTACTATTACTGCTACAAATAGTAATATCTCGACCAGGCAGATTACCACAGATCGGCCGTAAGTCTTGTTaatcgccgccgctgccgctatCTCCTTGGACGGTGGCAGGACTTCCCGTTCATATTGCTACGGTACCACGAAATCGCACTCAGCGGGATGCAGTAGGATACGATTATTCGTGCTGACCCCGGTCCTGCAAGGGGCGGGCGGGCAAGCCATGCAACTGTGCCGTTCTTGTTCTTATTGCTCCTAGACCTAGcatttgtctttttttttttttgaatgcAAGTCATCCATCCACTTGGTCATTTCTCCGTAGCCTTGTGCCTCTTCCGGACATGCTGCCGACGGTTAGGAAGCTGAGCTCTTTTCGTCGTGCCCCACAGCCTGTCCTGAGTTTTATGATTATATCTCCTCGGCGCTTAGGGCTTTCTGGGTGGATTTTGTCCCAAGGGCATTGTTTGCCTCTTTATGTACTCGTGAGGAGCGAAACATCTGGCTATGAGCTGGTATGTCTGGCGTTATTACATTGTTTGAAGGTATCGATACTGATGCCATTAACGCATTGTTGTTCTGAGTGAAATATTGCTGCAATGCTCTAGTCTATCAAACAGCCCCCTTACCTATTTGGCTTGGTTTGAGCTCTTCGAAAATAGCGTCCTTGAACAGAGACGAGTTCTCTATTGCCCAATCGAACTTTGCTCGATTGCCGTGTTGGCTCCAGTCCAAGTAACTGTTTACGAAATGGCATCCAAGATTGTGTATGGATGAAAACACTTCATCTTCCTGGAAGTAACAAGCATTGTTGTCTACCTATGCTGTGATCTCAATTAGCCCAAATAATTACTTACAAACATTGCCTTTCCCCCGTCATCAATAATAGTTTCCAATATTTACATAATGCCATAAGATAACTCAAGAGACTAAAGACAGCCATAGTAATGATATTTTTGTAATTTATAATTGCTATAGTACCGCGGCGAGATTAGACATTTGTTGAAATCCCACTCATGTCAAATCAATCCAGAGTAAAAGGGAACGTCGTCTGTATATCTCCTCTATCTTAGAGCTAGAAAGGCCCAAGTCTCCTCTCTCTATTACAAAGGGCGGAATGTCTAACAAACACATGTCCCTAACATCCATGTATCAAGCGCTCCATCTTCGTTTTATAAATTGTCAAAAAATCACAACTTTCAAATACCTATGCCattcaagaaaaaaaaataaacaaatgctgaaaaaaaaaaagacaagattTCCCACTACATCATCCATTCATGCATCATCGCTTCATGCTGCCAATAAGCTCCCGCTGCGTCTCCCGCTCCTTGGCCCCATCGCTCAAGCTGCCCACGCTCCGCAAGTCGCCCACGACGTCCTTTGCCTTTCCAAAGTACACGTCCTGCAGCAGGTTGCGCATCTTGAGCTCCATGTCCTCGACGAGGCGGCCGACGTTTGCAATGTGGCTGTCGTCGTTCTCGACGGGCAGGTCCTGTTCGACCTGGCGGGTCATGTTGCCGCTGAGGTCCATGTCGCCGACGGTGCTCTCGACGTTTGTGGAGAGCGAGAGGATGACGGTCGAGGTGAGCTTGTAGTGCGTGGTGCGGCCGCGCTCGATGGCCTCGAAGACGTGGATGGAGTCCCAGACGCCTTCGGTGTTGGAGCCTGGGGTGGCAGCTGTTTTATTGGCCTTTGTTTAGTATCTTTATACtctgagagagaaaggggggggggggggagcCAACGTACACTTCTTCACCAAGACCACGCCAGCAAAGCCGTCATCCAAGTTCCACAGATAGACACTGCTCACGCCTCCCTCGTAGTACAGCTCTCGGTAGATATCAAACGCCtcgttggccttgatctccATCTTGCGCACCCTCTCGTTCGGAATGGCCCCCTCGCCGGCACCGTCGTTGCTCCCGGggccgacgccgccgacgccgcccTCGTCCAGCGGCGGGTCAAACTGGTTGCTCCATGGCGAGCGGTAGCTGTCGCCGTCGCGGTTGTAGTCGCAGAGCAGATAGTCGCGGCCCGTCTGCCTACACCGCTTGACGGTGAGGGGCTGGTCGACGGACGAGAGGAGGTCTTCGGTCAGGTCAGGGGCGAGGGAGATGATTGCGCTGAGGTGCTCGCTGGTGTGTTTGGGGTtcaggcggcggaggaggtcGCTGTGCAGAGCATTGGGTCAGTCTTGGTTTCCATATGAAAGCAGAGTCAAGTAAAAGAATGTCAAAGGAGAGAGTAGACGAGAAGATGGGTTGATTTGGGGGGGGCTGCAGCAGAATACGGAAAGAGGGGAAGGGGGGAGAGCTCACAGCGCCGAGTCAAAGGGATCTGCAGCCATTTTTATGCGGGTTAATTGCACCAGAAGTCGGTTCCAAGCTAAACAAACAATCCGATGGATTCGAGGTGAGGTCTGGCAAAGGAAGCCCGAGATGCTCTTTGGTCGCGGGGTTTGGAGTTGTCGGGTCGCCAGGGGTCACGTCACCAGAACGGACCTCTAAGGAGCCAGTGCCTACCTAATAGCGGGCAGCTATCAGCTAACAACCCCACCAGATGGGCGGACAGCTTTGGGCACTGCTctttgccaagctgaagCATTTACAGCTCTCAATTCTGCTACTCGTATAACATCAAATTCTCAATTGTCTTTTCTTTAAACAAGGTGCAGAGTAATTTTGATACTTGTTTCAAAGATACAAGCAGACTTTGAAATATACTCGACGTTTCACCATGCAGATAGAACAAGCTTCCCTCTCTTTGATTTTATTCAACGTCCAATTTGTCTGCAGTCTACTTATCCAaggcggaaaaaaaaagagatagAACCTGATATAAGAAAAACGAATAGCCAAAGCTCAAAGGTCCCTCCCTCGTCGGCTATAAGCAGCGTAAGccagaaaaagaacagattCAAAAGTAAGCAAAAAAATACAATAATCCTCAAATGACAACTCGCCCTTTTCCAGACCCCTATGAGTAATAGAGAACAGACAATCGGAGTGCCGCCTTGCTATGCCCCCTTTGACCAATTTAAACCCCAGCCCATACCGTAGAATCGCCAAAAACGCCCCGCCATCAACCCTTCATGTCTTCCCCTCCTGCGGTGTCGTGTCGCCAGAGCTAGGTGCCGTTTTCCgctgaccttttttttttttggtgttcGATAAAATGTTTTTTTGGCTCTCTTTCCATATTATGTTGATCGTAGATAATTGCTTGTGACAAAGACTATACCtctttgaaaaaaaaaattaaaggAAAACCTCGCTGTTGCTGTCTTTCCAGAAAAGGGAATATAGGCGTAAAGCATTGTCTCGTGTCCAAGATTGCTGCAGATGGATATCATTCCTGCATATGAATGGAAATCTCGTCGTCTCACTCGATGACTGTGCTGCACAACAGGCAATATGCCTGCTCAGTccacttcttctctcctccctcAATGCCCTCTCTTAGGTCTGTTATCTCCCAGACCGTAGGGCCCTCGTTCATCTTGAGGGTCGCTTCAAAGAGACCTTCCCAAGGCTTCTTTGACAGCTTCTTGCGCTTTCCTCGCTTTACCAAGCCAAATTTCGACGACTTATCCGGCGCAGGTGTTGGAGTTTCTGTGGCTTTGGACGATTCATCGTCTCGTTGCTTCACCAGTACTTGGTCTTTTACTTCGCTGTTGGCGACTATGGGCGATTTCCTGTCCTCTGCCTCGTCTGGACTCAATAGGCGGTAAGGCAAGTCCCCGTTTGT encodes:
- a CDS encoding uncharacterized protein (EggNog:ENOG41); this translates as MAEEKPSVLIIGGLGYIGRFLAQHIHQNNLASEMRLVDKVLPQLAWLAPEFSEACSQSNFMQADASKPEALVKVFDRSDGKQWDYVFNCGGETRYSQEDEIYKLRSLELSIAVAKEAAKRKVKAFIELSTGMVYKPDSSPSKEGDKLKPWSKIAVFKLQAEEELAKIEGLNLAIVRLAHVYGPYASQWVATALCMARVYQHIEGEMKWLWTKDLRTNTAHIHDVTRALWDTAVWYDAGKANWKEAEMGKVPIFNVVDKGTTTQGTMAEIIGEIFKIETGFQGTLISSFAKLNLESVVDDVNDEVLGPWADLLADAGITRPGPLTPFMEKELLKDTDLSMDGSRLETVLGFKYEKPAVTKELIEEVIESYKRMKWWP